A window of Candidatus Pantoea floridensis contains these coding sequences:
- a CDS encoding inorganic phosphate transporter: MAENSLPASTSSSHNGRPNLNRGNGPASRLIFVLLLMAGLLYAGINLFNDVEETGAPVTSYTPFLLLGVALIIALGFEFVNGFHDTANAVATVIYTHSLSPGVAVMWSGFCNFLGVLLSSGVVAFGIISLLPVELILQAGSGHGFAMVYALLFSAIIWNLGTWYFGLPASSSHTLIGSIIGVGVANALLHGRSGTSGVDWDQAIKVGYALLLSPVVGFICAGLLLLAMKAFIRNRQLYEAPKGNQPPPVWIRGLLILTCTGVSFAHGSNDGQKGMGLIMLILVGTMPIAYALNRSLPPEQIPRVAALTQVTEQQLLTLQPAPAAMPAPREVLTEFVRTSQNRPQVLPALGMMLGDIGDQIRRYGAVENIPVQAVTNTRNEMYLASETIKHLQNAKVALPEETARNLTAVKKELDAATRFIPMWVKVVVAIALGLGTMVGWRRIVVTVGERIGKTHLTYAQGASAELVAMATIGAADVFGLPVSTTHVLSSGVAGSMAANRSGLQLATIRNLAMAWVLTLPVSVLLSGLLYALFIHL, translated from the coding sequence ATGGCTGAAAACAGTTTACCCGCATCGACCTCCTCGTCCCATAACGGACGCCCGAACCTTAATCGAGGCAACGGTCCTGCCTCACGCCTGATCTTTGTGCTGCTGCTGATGGCTGGCCTGCTGTATGCGGGCATCAACCTGTTTAACGACGTTGAAGAGACTGGCGCACCGGTGACCAGCTACACGCCATTCCTGCTGCTTGGCGTGGCGCTGATTATTGCGCTCGGCTTTGAATTTGTGAACGGTTTCCACGATACCGCCAACGCCGTCGCCACGGTGATTTACACCCATTCGCTGTCGCCCGGCGTGGCGGTGATGTGGTCCGGTTTTTGTAATTTCCTCGGCGTGCTGCTCTCCAGCGGCGTGGTGGCGTTCGGCATCATTTCGCTGCTGCCGGTAGAACTGATTCTGCAAGCGGGCAGCGGCCACGGTTTTGCCATGGTGTATGCGCTGCTGTTTTCGGCAATTATCTGGAACCTCGGCACCTGGTATTTCGGCTTGCCCGCCTCTTCATCCCATACGCTAATCGGTTCGATCATCGGCGTTGGCGTGGCGAATGCGTTGCTGCACGGGCGCAGCGGCACCAGCGGTGTCGATTGGGATCAGGCGATTAAAGTGGGCTACGCGCTGCTGCTGTCGCCGGTTGTCGGCTTTATCTGCGCCGGGTTGTTGCTGCTGGCGATGAAAGCGTTTATCCGCAATCGCCAACTGTATGAAGCGCCGAAAGGCAATCAGCCGCCGCCGGTGTGGATCCGCGGCTTGCTGATCCTCACCTGCACCGGCGTCTCCTTCGCGCACGGTTCGAATGACGGGCAGAAAGGCATGGGCTTAATCATGCTGATTCTGGTCGGCACCATGCCGATTGCCTATGCCCTGAACCGCTCGCTGCCGCCGGAGCAAATCCCGCGCGTCGCCGCCTTAACACAGGTCACCGAACAGCAGCTGCTGACGCTGCAACCGGCGCCCGCCGCGATGCCTGCGCCGCGCGAGGTACTGACCGAATTCGTGCGCACCAGCCAAAACCGTCCGCAGGTATTACCTGCACTCGGCATGATGCTGGGCGATATCGGTGACCAGATTCGCCGCTATGGCGCGGTGGAGAACATCCCGGTGCAGGCGGTGACCAACACGCGCAACGAGATGTATCTGGCGTCGGAAACCATTAAACATCTGCAAAATGCCAAAGTGGCATTGCCGGAAGAGACCGCGCGCAATCTGACGGCGGTAAAAAAAGAACTGGATGCCGCCACGCGCTTTATCCCGATGTGGGTGAAGGTGGTGGTGGCGATTGCGCTGGGCCTTGGCACCATGGTGGGCTGGCGCCGCATCGTGGTCACCGTGGGTGAGCGCATCGGCAAAACGCATCTCACCTACGCGCAAGGTGCCAGCGCCGAGCTGGTGGCAATGGCGACCATCGGCGCAGCCGACGTCTTCGGCCTGCCGGTTTCCACCACCCATGTACTCTCCTCTGGCGTCGCCGGATCGATGGCCGCCAACCGCTCAGGTCTGCAACTCGCCACCATTCGCAATCTGGCGATGGCCTGGGTACTGACGCTGCCGGTTTCTGTCTTACTTTCGGGGCTCCTTTACGCCCTGTTTATCCACCTGTAA
- a CDS encoding MFS transporter: MSDAAVLSNAQLNKRILSVIIFTFFCYLSVGLPLAVLPGFVHNQLGFSSFIAGLIISLQYFATLLSRPHSGRLADRLGPKRVVMMGLLFCGMSGVLSILAALCSDVPMLSLALLAAGRLFLGVGESFSSTGSTLWGMNIVGPLQTARVISWNGVATYFAMAIGAPLGVLLNQWFGISGFAGLVAIMGVAGFWMASRKASVSVTAGVRIPFHRVVSRVWMFGLALGFGTIGFGVISTFITLYFASRDWSGAAFALTLFSLGFVVVRLGFGRYITRFGGLKVSLVSLVLECAGLLLIWQADSVWLVDVGAFLTGGGFSLVFPALGVEAVKRVQQQDQGSALGTYSAFLDLGLGLTGPVAGLLIGHWGMQSVYLAAALMVLGAFGLTLRLQQLHGRQPAVQTASD, translated from the coding sequence ATGTCTGACGCCGCTGTACTGAGTAACGCTCAGTTAAATAAACGCATTCTCTCCGTCATTATTTTCACTTTCTTTTGCTACCTTTCGGTGGGTTTACCGCTTGCGGTGCTGCCGGGATTCGTGCATAACCAGCTCGGTTTCAGCTCATTCATCGCCGGATTGATCATCAGTCTGCAATACTTCGCCACCCTATTAAGCCGCCCACATTCGGGGCGTCTGGCGGATCGCTTGGGTCCAAAACGCGTGGTGATGATGGGATTGCTGTTCTGCGGCATGAGCGGTGTGCTATCGATTCTCGCCGCGCTGTGCAGCGACGTGCCGATGTTGAGCCTGGCGCTGCTGGCGGCCGGACGTCTGTTCCTCGGCGTAGGTGAAAGCTTCAGCAGCACCGGATCCACCTTATGGGGCATGAACATCGTCGGTCCGCTGCAAACCGCGCGCGTCATCTCGTGGAACGGCGTAGCCACCTATTTCGCCATGGCGATTGGTGCGCCGCTCGGCGTACTGCTGAATCAGTGGTTTGGCATCAGCGGCTTTGCCGGTTTGGTGGCGATCATGGGCGTTGCGGGCTTCTGGATGGCGAGCCGCAAAGCGAGCGTCAGCGTCACGGCCGGCGTGCGTATTCCGTTTCATCGCGTGGTCAGCCGCGTGTGGATGTTTGGTCTGGCGCTCGGCTTTGGCACTATTGGTTTTGGCGTTATCTCAACGTTTATCACCCTTTATTTCGCCAGCCGCGACTGGAGCGGCGCGGCGTTTGCGCTCACCTTATTCAGCCTGGGCTTCGTGGTGGTTCGCCTCGGGTTTGGCCGCTATATCACCCGCTTTGGTGGCTTGAAAGTGTCGCTGGTGTCATTGGTGCTGGAGTGCGCTGGATTGCTGTTGATTTGGCAGGCCGACAGCGTGTGGCTGGTAGATGTTGGGGCATTTCTCACCGGCGGCGGCTTCTCGCTGGTGTTCCCGGCGCTTGGCGTTGAGGCGGTGAAGCGGGTGCAGCAGCAGGATCAGGGCTCGGCGCTTGGTACCTATTCGGCCTTCCTCGACTTAGGGCTGGGATTAACCGGTCCGGTGGCGGGTTTGCTGATTGGTCACTGGGGCATGCAGTCGGTGTATCTGGCGGCGGCGTTAATGGTGCTGGGTGCCTTTGGCCTGACGCTGCGTCTGCAACAGCTGCACGGCCGCCAGCCAGCCGTGCAAACTGCGAGCGATTAA
- the ppk2 gene encoding polyphosphate kinase 2 has product MATHDNSFHSETFNQRLLQEFYDSYDEELEMELDDLRFNDNGETQAEGDKAFRRRYFRELLHLQGELVKLQDWVMRTGHRVVILFEGRDAAGKGGVIKRITQRLNPRTCRVAALPAPNDREKTQWYFQRYIAHLPAAGEIVMFDRSWYNRAGVERVMGFCNEEEVEEFYRSVPEFEKMLTRSGIQIVKYWFSITDEEQELRFLSRIHDPLKQWKLSPMDLESRRRWEDYTEAKEEMLERTNIPEAPWWVVQGVDKKRARLNCISHLLQQMPYEESEAKPVMLPPRERSEDYRRAPVPEHMVVPEKY; this is encoded by the coding sequence ATGGCGACACACGACAACAGCTTCCACAGCGAGACCTTTAATCAGCGTCTGCTGCAGGAGTTTTACGACAGCTACGACGAAGAGCTGGAAATGGAGCTGGACGACCTGCGCTTCAATGATAACGGTGAGACGCAGGCCGAGGGCGACAAAGCGTTTCGCCGCCGCTATTTCCGCGAGCTGCTACATCTGCAGGGCGAGCTAGTGAAGCTGCAGGATTGGGTGATGCGCACCGGCCATCGCGTGGTGATTCTGTTTGAAGGCCGCGATGCGGCGGGGAAAGGCGGCGTGATCAAACGTATTACTCAACGTCTGAATCCGCGAACCTGCCGCGTAGCCGCCCTGCCCGCGCCTAACGATCGCGAAAAAACCCAGTGGTACTTCCAGCGTTACATAGCGCATCTGCCGGCTGCCGGTGAGATCGTGATGTTTGACCGCAGCTGGTATAACCGCGCAGGCGTGGAGCGCGTCATGGGTTTCTGCAACGAAGAGGAAGTGGAAGAGTTTTACCGCAGCGTGCCAGAGTTTGAAAAAATGCTGACGCGCAGCGGCATCCAGATCGTTAAATACTGGTTCTCAATCACCGATGAAGAACAGGAGCTGCGTTTCCTCAGCCGCATTCACGATCCGCTTAAGCAGTGGAAACTGAGCCCAATGGACCTCGAAAGCCGTCGCCGCTGGGAAGATTACACTGAGGCGAAAGAGGAGATGCTGGAACGCACCAACATCCCCGAAGCACCGTGGTGGGTGGTGCAAGGCGTGGATAAAAAACGTGCGCGTCTCAACTGTATTAGTCATCTGCTGCAGCAGATGCCGTACGAAGAGAGTGAAGCCAAACCGGTTATGTTACCGCCGCGCGAACGTTCGGAAGACTATCGCCGCGCGCCAGTACCTGAGCACATGGTGGTGCCAGAGAAGTATTAA
- a CDS encoding glycoside hydrolase family 15 protein has product MSDIKRRIDDHGVIGDLRTCALIANDGTIDYLCWPELDSPSVFAALLDSDEAGLFSLAPDWKNARQQQLYLPDTNILQTRWLDDAGVAEITDYMPICDEHSKVPRLVRRVKMVRGTAKFHLLCAPRHDYARAETTTEVRPGGIAFLAAGQPALRLSATVVMTRENHSAVAEFTLKAGECAEFIFGNDDDPNVAKIATEQCFRDTLEYWRRWSSHSSYRGRWQEQVTRSALALKLLTSHQHGSIAAAATFGLPEELGGERNWDYRASWIRDASFSMYALMRLGYTEEARDFTKWVGRCVEHSHDDTPHLQVMYRLDSGTELHETELLNLSGYANSRPVRIGNDAWRQTQLDIYGELMDAIYLANKYGEAISQRGWKYVSDMIDYVCVNWNQPDAGIWEMRGEPEHFLHSRLMCWVALDRALRLGMKRSLPMPYERWDRVRSEIRDDIWQNFWNPELGHFTATRGGNFLDASMLLMPLVRFVSSTDPDWLATLDAIKTHLVSDGLVRRYNIHETPADALSGGEGSFAACSFWYVECLARAGRVHEAHFEFEKLLSYANPVGLYAEEFTSHGNALGNMPQALSHLALISAAFFLNRKLSNEVTLWQP; this is encoded by the coding sequence ATGAGCGACATTAAACGCAGAATAGACGACCACGGTGTGATTGGTGATTTACGCACCTGCGCACTGATCGCCAACGACGGCACCATCGATTATCTCTGCTGGCCAGAGCTTGATAGCCCTTCGGTATTTGCTGCGCTGCTCGATAGCGACGAAGCCGGACTCTTCTCTCTCGCCCCCGACTGGAAAAATGCCCGCCAGCAGCAGCTCTATCTGCCCGATACCAATATTCTGCAAACCCGCTGGCTGGACGATGCGGGCGTGGCGGAGATCACCGATTACATGCCGATCTGCGACGAGCACAGCAAAGTGCCGCGTCTGGTACGTCGCGTGAAAATGGTGCGCGGCACGGCGAAGTTCCATCTGCTGTGCGCGCCGCGCCACGATTATGCGCGCGCAGAAACCACCACCGAAGTGCGTCCTGGTGGTATCGCTTTTCTGGCCGCAGGACAACCGGCTTTACGCCTCAGCGCCACGGTGGTGATGACGCGCGAGAACCACAGCGCAGTGGCGGAGTTCACCCTGAAAGCCGGTGAGTGCGCCGAGTTTATTTTTGGTAACGATGACGATCCAAACGTGGCGAAAATTGCCACCGAACAGTGCTTCCGCGACACGCTGGAATATTGGCGACGCTGGAGCAGCCACAGTTCGTATCGTGGGCGCTGGCAGGAACAGGTGACGCGTTCGGCGCTGGCGCTCAAGCTGTTGACCTCACATCAGCACGGTTCGATTGCCGCCGCCGCCACCTTTGGTTTGCCGGAGGAATTGGGGGGTGAGCGCAACTGGGATTATCGCGCCTCATGGATTCGCGACGCCTCGTTCAGCATGTATGCGCTGATGCGCCTTGGCTACACCGAAGAAGCGCGAGATTTCACTAAGTGGGTCGGCCGCTGCGTTGAGCACAGTCACGACGACACCCCACATCTGCAGGTGATGTATCGCCTGGATAGCGGCACCGAGCTGCATGAAACCGAGCTGCTCAATCTTTCCGGCTACGCTAATTCACGTCCGGTGCGCATCGGCAATGATGCCTGGCGCCAAACCCAACTCGATATTTACGGCGAGCTGATGGATGCCATTTATCTCGCCAACAAATATGGCGAGGCGATTTCGCAGCGCGGCTGGAAGTATGTCTCCGACATGATCGATTATGTCTGCGTGAACTGGAATCAACCCGATGCCGGCATTTGGGAGATGCGCGGTGAACCGGAGCATTTCCTGCATTCGCGTTTAATGTGTTGGGTGGCACTCGATCGCGCACTGCGGCTGGGTATGAAGCGTTCGCTGCCAATGCCCTATGAACGCTGGGATCGCGTGCGCAGCGAGATCCGCGATGATATCTGGCAAAACTTCTGGAATCCTGAGCTGGGCCACTTCACCGCGACACGTGGCGGAAACTTCCTTGATGCCTCGATGCTGCTGATGCCGCTGGTGCGCTTTGTCAGCTCAACCGATCCAGATTGGCTGGCCACGCTGGATGCGATTAAAACCCATTTAGTGAGCGATGGTTTAGTGCGCCGCTATAACATTCATGAGACGCCTGCCGATGCATTAAGTGGCGGAGAAGGCTCCTTTGCGGCCTGCTCCTTCTGGTACGTAGAGTGTCTGGCGCGCGCCGGGCGGGTGCATGAAGCACATTTTGAGTTTGAGAAGCTGCTGAGCTACGCCAATCCGGTTGGCCTGTACGCCGAAGAATTTACCTCTCACGGCAATGCATTGGGTAATATGCCGCAGGCGCTGTCGCATCTGGCGCTGATCAGTGCCGCTTTTTTCCTCAATCGTAAATTGAGTAATGAAGTGACGCTGTGGCAGCCTTAA
- a CDS encoding L,D-transpeptidase family protein, with translation MKMSIRAFASLALALAAFSQSAFAVVYPLPPANSRLIGENIEITVPDDSKLPLEAFAAQYQMGLSNMLEANPGVDVYLPKAGTKMIIPQQLILPDAPREGIVINSAEMRLYYYPKGTKTVVVLPIGIGELGKDTPMNWITKVERKKDGPTWTPTKAMHAEYAARGESIPAVFPAGPDNPMGLHALYIGRLYAIHGTNANFGIGLRVSHGCVRLRSDDIKWLFDNVPVGTRVQFIDQPVKASVEPDGSRYIEVHNPLSTTEEQFNSRELVPINLTSAVTKVIADASTNQDAVNNAIQARNGMPIKINGPAGEAQPAPVPVQESSDATPKEEPMTPQGANGAAPAAQPATSL, from the coding sequence ATGAAAATGAGCATTCGCGCGTTCGCTTCACTCGCCCTCGCACTGGCGGCGTTCAGCCAGTCGGCATTTGCAGTAGTCTATCCGCTGCCGCCGGCTAATAGCCGTCTGATCGGCGAAAATATTGAAATCACCGTTCCTGATGACAGCAAACTTCCGCTGGAAGCCTTTGCTGCGCAGTATCAGATGGGCCTCAGCAATATGCTCGAAGCCAATCCGGGTGTTGACGTTTATCTGCCGAAAGCTGGCACTAAAATGATCATCCCGCAGCAGCTGATTTTGCCTGACGCGCCGCGTGAAGGCATCGTGATCAACAGCGCTGAGATGCGTCTTTACTATTACCCGAAAGGCACCAAGACCGTGGTCGTGCTGCCAATCGGCATCGGCGAATTGGGTAAAGATACGCCAATGAACTGGATCACCAAGGTTGAGCGTAAGAAAGATGGCCCAACCTGGACGCCAACCAAAGCGATGCACGCGGAATACGCAGCGCGTGGTGAAAGCATTCCAGCCGTGTTCCCGGCGGGTCCAGATAACCCGATGGGACTGCATGCGCTCTACATTGGCCGCCTGTATGCCATTCACGGTACTAATGCCAACTTCGGCATCGGCCTGCGCGTGAGCCACGGCTGTGTGCGTCTGCGCTCTGACGACATTAAATGGCTGTTCGACAACGTGCCAGTCGGCACCCGCGTCCAGTTCATCGATCAGCCGGTGAAAGCGAGCGTTGAGCCAGACGGTTCGCGCTACATTGAAGTCCACAATCCGCTGTCGACCACCGAAGAGCAGTTCAACTCTCGTGAGCTGGTGCCGATTAACCTGACGTCTGCGGTGACCAAAGTGATTGCCGATGCCAGCACCAACCAGGATGCGGTGAATAACGCAATCCAGGCGCGTAACGGTATGCCGATCAAAATTAATGGCCCAGCAGGTGAAGCCCAGCCAGCACCGGTGCCGGTACAAGAATCTTCTGACGCAACGCCGAAAGAAGAACCGATGACGCCGCAGGGTGCTAACGGCGCAGCGCCTGCTGCTCAGCCGGCTACCAGCCTGTAA
- a CDS encoding DedA family protein, which yields MHLDINGLISQYGYLALLIGCIAEGETFTLLGGVAAHEGLLHFTGVVLAAMIGGIIGDQLLFWLGRRYGTRILRRFRKHQETIGKANRLIQKHPSLFVIGVRFMYGFRIVGPIIIGTSRLKPLRFFILNVIGAALWSLIFVSIGYFAGEIVAPWLHKIDQHLKPVLWLAAAVIFGIVLRYIIRHWNRRRAG from the coding sequence TTGCATCTCGATATCAATGGATTAATTAGCCAATACGGCTATCTGGCGCTGCTGATTGGCTGTATCGCCGAAGGAGAAACCTTCACCTTACTGGGCGGGGTTGCGGCGCATGAAGGCTTGCTGCACTTCACCGGCGTGGTGTTGGCCGCGATGATTGGCGGCATTATTGGCGATCAGCTGTTGTTTTGGCTGGGACGCCGCTACGGTACACGCATTCTGCGCCGTTTCCGCAAACATCAGGAAACCATTGGCAAAGCCAATCGGCTGATTCAGAAACACCCTAGTTTATTCGTCATCGGCGTGCGCTTTATGTATGGCTTCCGCATTGTGGGGCCAATCATCATTGGCACCAGCCGCCTTAAGCCGCTGCGTTTCTTTATTCTTAACGTCATCGGCGCCGCGCTATGGTCACTGATTTTTGTCTCTATCGGCTACTTTGCTGGCGAGATCGTTGCGCCGTGGCTGCATAAGATCGATCAGCACCTCAAACCCGTATTGTGGTTAGCGGCGGCGGTTATTTTTGGCATCGTGCTGCGCTACATTATTCGCCACTGGAACCGCCGCCGCGCGGGTTAA
- a CDS encoding SDR family oxidoreductase, translating to MSSGKQKVAVVTGSSSGIGRSCAVMLAEAGYTLGITWSSDEEGAQETARMVESRGQMAQVRQVALADPQAGGQQLAQLINSLGRIDVLVCNAGVMTKADFLDVTFEDWRKVFNVDVDGAFICGQIAARHMVDQGDGGRIINITSVHEHTPLPDASAYTAAKHALGGLTKSMALSLLPHHILVNAVAPGAIATAMNDMKDDEQGRRMPEIPIGRPGDTREVASLVAWLCSEWATYTTGQSFIVDGGFMLANPQFKGYHS from the coding sequence ATGAGTTCAGGAAAACAGAAAGTCGCCGTGGTTACCGGTTCCAGTTCTGGCATTGGTCGCAGTTGTGCGGTGATGCTGGCCGAAGCGGGCTATACGCTTGGCATCACCTGGAGTTCGGATGAAGAGGGCGCCCAGGAAACCGCACGTATGGTGGAGAGTCGTGGACAGATGGCGCAGGTGCGGCAGGTTGCCCTTGCCGATCCGCAAGCCGGCGGGCAACAACTGGCGCAGCTGATCAACTCGCTGGGGCGCATTGACGTGCTGGTGTGCAACGCGGGCGTGATGACCAAAGCTGACTTTCTCGATGTCACTTTTGAGGATTGGCGCAAAGTGTTTAATGTGGATGTCGATGGTGCTTTTATCTGTGGGCAGATTGCCGCAAGGCATATGGTCGATCAGGGCGACGGTGGACGTATTATCAATATCACTTCGGTGCATGAACACACGCCGCTACCGGACGCCAGCGCCTATACCGCCGCGAAACATGCACTCGGTGGCCTGACCAAATCAATGGCGTTGAGCTTATTGCCGCACCATATTTTGGTCAACGCGGTGGCGCCGGGCGCAATTGCCACGGCGATGAATGATATGAAAGATGACGAGCAAGGCCGACGTATGCCGGAGATCCCGATTGGACGTCCCGGCGATACGCGTGAGGTGGCGAGCTTAGTGGCCTGGCTCTGCTCGGAATGGGCAACCTACACCACCGGACAATCTTTCATTGTCGACGGTGGTTTTATGCTGGCGAATCCGCAGTTTAAAGGTTATCACTCGTAA
- a CDS encoding Yip1 family protein encodes MNHVWGLLAHPGQEMRDIKQENESVSHHYTHHVLLMAAIPVICAFIGTTQLGWNLGEGQFVLLNRLTGIGLGILFYLMILGGVAVMGRVIHWMARNYPQRPSLQRCTVFAGYVATPLFLSGLVALYPLVWLCVLVGAIALVYTGYLLYVGIPVFLSIDRDESLRFSGSTLAIGVLVFEVLLALTVVIWGYGPRLF; translated from the coding sequence ATGAATCATGTCTGGGGTTTACTGGCGCATCCTGGTCAGGAAATGCGCGATATTAAACAGGAAAATGAGAGCGTTTCGCACCATTACACCCATCATGTTCTGCTAATGGCGGCGATCCCGGTGATCTGCGCCTTCATCGGCACCACGCAACTGGGCTGGAATCTGGGCGAAGGGCAGTTCGTACTACTCAACAGGCTGACCGGTATCGGTTTGGGCATTCTGTTCTACCTGATGATTCTTGGTGGCGTTGCCGTGATGGGGCGTGTGATTCACTGGATGGCGCGTAATTATCCGCAGCGCCCGAGCCTGCAACGCTGCACCGTGTTTGCGGGCTATGTGGCAACGCCGCTGTTCCTTAGTGGTTTGGTGGCGCTCTATCCGCTGGTGTGGCTGTGCGTATTGGTCGGCGCGATTGCGCTGGTTTACACCGGTTATCTGCTTTACGTCGGGATCCCGGTATTCCTGAGTATTGACCGTGATGAAAGTCTGCGCTTCTCCGGCTCAACATTGGCGATAGGGGTGCTGGTGTTCGAGGTGCTGCTGGCGCTGACGGTGGTTATCTGGGGATATGGTCCACGGTTATTCTGA
- a CDS encoding transporter: MLQPVLPLASLPDFNNEVAGLIHGYLFTPASPPQRLNAREASQLAQQQLPESTFLWLHINLNHARAERWVQDHFGVDRDFFDEIHSASPRTRLAHQNDALLAVLNDVTFSKEERSTQNATLWMWCCPHVIVTARFRPVGMIERMHQQIDKLVFAESDAMLLWLLGEQEAQLEQVVRRSSQAVDAIEERLLSAAIKTNRHELGHLRRMLLRVQRLLAPEPAALFRLLNRPPQWLKREPLGELRIFTEEFSVALNDLAGLMERIRLLQEEIAARLMEQSNRTLFLLTVITVLALPINIVAGFFGMNVGGIPLASNPHGFLLLVLVVLAFTLVAGWLAFRRPRD; the protein is encoded by the coding sequence ATGCTCCAGCCCGTGTTACCGCTTGCCTCCCTGCCGGACTTCAATAACGAAGTGGCCGGACTGATTCATGGTTATCTGTTTACCCCGGCGTCGCCGCCACAGCGGTTAAATGCGCGTGAAGCCTCACAATTGGCGCAGCAACAGCTGCCGGAATCGACCTTTCTTTGGCTGCACATAAATCTTAATCACGCACGTGCTGAACGTTGGGTTCAGGACCACTTTGGCGTAGACCGCGATTTTTTCGATGAGATACATTCAGCTTCACCGCGCACCCGTTTAGCCCATCAAAACGATGCGCTGCTGGCGGTGCTCAATGACGTCACCTTCAGTAAAGAGGAGCGCAGCACCCAGAATGCCACGCTGTGGATGTGGTGCTGCCCGCATGTGATTGTCACCGCGCGCTTTCGGCCCGTTGGCATGATTGAGCGTATGCATCAGCAGATCGACAAGCTGGTGTTTGCGGAGTCCGATGCGATGCTGCTGTGGCTGCTGGGCGAGCAGGAGGCGCAGCTGGAACAGGTGGTGCGTCGCTCCAGTCAGGCGGTGGACGCCATTGAAGAGCGCCTGTTGAGTGCGGCGATCAAAACTAACCGTCATGAACTGGGTCATTTACGCCGCATGCTGTTGCGCGTGCAGCGCCTGCTGGCACCCGAACCCGCGGCGCTGTTTCGTTTGCTAAATCGCCCGCCTCAATGGCTAAAGCGCGAACCGCTGGGTGAGCTGCGTATCTTCACCGAAGAGTTCAGCGTGGCGCTGAATGATTTGGCTGGGCTAATGGAGCGGATCCGTTTGTTGCAGGAAGAGATTGCCGCGCGTCTGATGGAGCAGAGCAACCGTACGCTGTTCTTGCTTACGGTGATAACCGTGCTGGCGCTGCCGATCAATATCGTGGCGGGTTTTTTTGGCATGAACGTCGGCGGCATTCCGCTGGCGAGCAATCCGCATGGCTTTCTGCTGCTGGTGTTAGTGGTGCTGGCGTTCACGTTAGTGGCGGGCTGGCTGGCATTTCGACGACCGCGTGATTGA
- the pbpG gene encoding D-alanyl-D-alanine endopeptidase, with product MSAKMRISLLSLALFVAAPAAVTPALAAPAVLSNLAPIAQPQIASGSAMIVDLENNKVLFSSHPNRVRPIASLTKLMTAMVVLDAKLPMDEMLSVDISHTPEMRGVFSRVKLNSEISRRNMLLLALMSSENRAAASLAHHYPGGYDAFIRAMNAKARALGMTHTRYVEPTGLSIQNVSSAEDLIKLAKATRQYPLIGELSTTKEDTAVFKHPNYALPFRNTNHLVYKNDWRIQLTKTGYTDEAGHCLVMRTVINNRPVALVVLDAFGKYTHFADANRLRDWLETGKAAPVPAAALAYKKQKSGLTASNSEAE from the coding sequence ATGTCTGCAAAAATGCGTATTTCCCTGCTGTCGCTGGCGCTGTTTGTCGCCGCGCCAGCCGCTGTGACACCCGCGCTCGCTGCGCCGGCCGTACTCTCAAACCTGGCGCCGATTGCCCAACCGCAAATCGCCTCCGGCAGCGCGATGATCGTCGATCTGGAAAACAACAAAGTGCTGTTTTCCAGTCATCCTAACCGCGTACGCCCAATTGCTTCGCTGACCAAGCTAATGACGGCGATGGTGGTACTGGATGCCAAACTGCCGATGGATGAAATGCTGTCGGTCGATATCAGCCACACGCCTGAAATGCGCGGCGTATTTTCCCGCGTCAAACTGAACAGTGAAATCAGCCGCCGCAACATGCTGCTGCTGGCGCTGATGTCGTCGGAGAACCGCGCGGCCGCCAGCCTGGCGCACCACTATCCGGGCGGTTACGATGCTTTTATTCGTGCCATGAATGCCAAAGCACGTGCGCTCGGTATGACGCATACGCGTTATGTGGAACCGACCGGCTTGTCGATTCAGAACGTTTCCAGCGCGGAAGACCTGATAAAGCTGGCGAAAGCTACACGTCAGTACCCGCTGATTGGTGAGTTAAGCACCACCAAAGAAGACACGGCGGTATTTAAACATCCGAATTATGCGCTGCCGTTCCGTAACACCAACCATTTGGTGTACAAAAACGACTGGCGTATCCAGCTGACCAAAACCGGTTATACCGATGAAGCGGGGCACTGCCTGGTGATGCGCACGGTGATCAATAACCGTCCGGTGGCGCTGGTGGTACTGGACGCGTTTGGAAAATACACCCATTTTGCCGATGCCAACCGTCTGCGTGACTGGCTGGAAACCGGTAAAGCCGCACCGGTTCCGGCCGCGGCGCTGGCGTACAAAAAGCAGAAGTCAGGCCTGACGGCCAGCAATAGCGAGGCGGAATAG